The Nitratidesulfovibrio sp. SRB-5 genome includes a window with the following:
- a CDS encoding NlpC/P60 family N-terminal domain-containing protein: protein MSQKISIVLARRESSGAARSLVTALVVLLLAALVLSGCAGRGPRETVPPRFTELERHPQDLSVYAARAGGDAPLLDAATQVAQDQRWNTRFFAPWGQTRTGVTIAEVARTAPYLTKEGRTRGHAENLLPWDASRFAALVANCDAPSFPAMAERGIIVRNTALRELPTLRPSFANPDKAGQGYPFDDLQRSAVWTGTPVFVSHVSLDRAWLYCETGFASGWVPAEHVALADATFRALYQNGRYAAVLRDDVALTSPNQAFIATAHIGAVFPVAVESPGGLTVLAPLRDADGRAVLGQSTLPAGYAAMKPLAISAARMAEIGNRMMGQPYGWGGMYEDRDCSATLRDLFAPFGIWLPRNSASQAKAGRFVDFGKASPDGKEAIIRAQGVPFLTLLWLKGHITLYLGEYDGHPVMFHNIWGLRVFNNSGEDGERGQEGRFILGRAVVTSLRPGTELPNLTTPDGLVARMLGMSILPGGAGLPGGAGLPGGAAVGQ, encoded by the coding sequence ATGTCGCAGAAAATATCCATCGTGCTTGCCCGCCGCGAGTCGTCCGGCGCCGCGCGTTCCCTTGTCACAGCGTTGGTCGTGTTGCTGCTGGCCGCGCTGGTCCTGTCCGGCTGCGCCGGGCGCGGACCGCGCGAGACCGTGCCGCCGCGTTTCACCGAACTGGAGCGCCATCCGCAGGATCTTTCCGTGTACGCCGCCCGTGCGGGCGGCGACGCCCCGCTGCTGGACGCCGCCACCCAGGTCGCCCAGGACCAGCGCTGGAACACCCGCTTCTTTGCCCCGTGGGGGCAGACCCGCACCGGGGTCACCATTGCCGAGGTGGCCCGCACCGCCCCCTACCTGACCAAGGAAGGACGCACGCGCGGCCACGCCGAAAACCTGCTGCCGTGGGATGCCAGCCGCTTTGCTGCGCTGGTGGCCAACTGCGATGCCCCTTCCTTCCCGGCCATGGCCGAGCGCGGCATCATCGTGCGCAATACCGCCCTGCGCGAACTGCCCACCCTGCGCCCCTCGTTCGCCAACCCCGACAAGGCCGGGCAGGGCTATCCCTTTGACGACCTTCAGCGGTCCGCCGTGTGGACCGGCACTCCGGTGTTCGTCTCGCACGTGTCGCTGGACCGGGCCTGGCTGTACTGCGAAACCGGCTTCGCCTCCGGCTGGGTGCCCGCAGAGCACGTGGCCCTTGCCGACGCCACTTTCCGCGCCCTGTACCAGAATGGCCGCTACGCCGCCGTGCTGCGCGACGACGTGGCCCTGACCAGCCCGAACCAGGCGTTCATCGCCACGGCGCACATCGGCGCGGTGTTCCCCGTGGCCGTGGAATCTCCGGGCGGGCTCACCGTGCTGGCGCCCCTGCGCGATGCCGACGGGCGCGCCGTGCTGGGGCAGTCCACCCTGCCCGCCGGGTACGCCGCCATGAAGCCGCTGGCCATCTCCGCCGCGCGCATGGCCGAAATCGGCAACCGCATGATGGGCCAGCCCTACGGCTGGGGCGGCATGTACGAGGACCGCGACTGCTCGGCCACCCTGCGCGACCTGTTCGCCCCCTTCGGCATCTGGCTGCCGCGCAACTCCGCGTCGCAGGCCAAGGCCGGGCGGTTTGTGGATTTCGGCAAGGCCTCGCCCGACGGCAAGGAAGCCATCATCCGCGCGCAGGGCGTGCCCTTCCTGACCCTGCTGTGGCTCAAGGGACACATTACCCTGTACCTTGGCGAATACGACGGCCACCCGGTGATGTTCCACAACATCTGGGGCTTGCGCGTGTTCAACAACAGCGGAGAGGACGGCGAACGCGGGCAGGAGGGCCGGTTCATCCTGGGCCGCGCCGTGGTCACCTCGCTGCGGCCCGGCACCGAACTGCCCAACCTGACCACTCCGGACGGGCTGGTGGCCCGCATGCTGGGCATGTCCATCCTTCCCGGCGGGGCTGGCCTTCCCGGCGGGGCTGGCCTTCCCGGCGGCGCGGCGGTGGGGCAGTAG